One window from the genome of Dyadobacter sp. CECT 9275 encodes:
- the leuD gene encoding 3-isopropylmalate dehydratase small subunit codes for MAYDKFTILKSTAVPLPIENVDTDQIIPARFLKATKREGFGDNLFRDWRYNGDDTPKEDFVLNNPIYSGKILVGGHNFGSGSSREHAAWAIYDYGFRCVVSSFFADIFKGNSLNIGILPVQVSPEFLDKIFLAIEADPKTELEVNLPEQTITILATGEKESFDINGYKKHNLTNGFDDIDYLQAMKEDIKKFEAERIY; via the coding sequence ATGGCTTACGACAAATTCACCATATTAAAAAGCACTGCTGTTCCCCTTCCGATTGAGAATGTGGATACAGATCAGATTATCCCAGCGCGCTTTTTGAAAGCGACCAAACGCGAAGGATTCGGGGACAATCTTTTCAGAGACTGGCGTTACAACGGCGACGATACGCCCAAAGAAGATTTCGTCCTTAACAATCCCATTTATTCAGGAAAAATCCTGGTAGGGGGGCATAATTTTGGAAGCGGATCCAGCCGTGAGCATGCTGCATGGGCCATTTACGACTATGGCTTCCGCTGTGTGGTGTCCAGCTTTTTTGCGGATATCTTCAAAGGTAACTCCCTCAACATTGGTATCTTGCCCGTACAGGTCAGCCCTGAGTTCCTGGATAAGATTTTCCTGGCAATAGAAGCCGACCCAAAGACAGAACTGGAAGTTAATCTTCCGGAGCAAACGATCACCATTCTTGCAACAGGTGAAAAAGAATCGTTTGATATCAACGGTTATAAAAAACATAACCTTACAAATGGCTTTGATGATATCGACTATCTTCAGGCGATGAAGGAGGATATCAAAAAATTCGAAGCCGAAAGAATTTACTAA